The genomic interval ATTCTTAGGCAAAAGCCCAAAAGAAAGCACATTTATCTCCGCAGGAGCATAATAATATGCCCTCTTTGGGGATTTTGTTCACAATTAGATATCTTTTAAAATCTATCTCAAAATGACGTAGCACTTTGCTGTAAAAATTAAAATCAATCGAATATTTTTGTAAGTTGTGAGTGGAGTAATATTTTAGGAGATACCTAATTAAAGGCATTTTGTTTTTGAATCAATACTAAAAGTATTGAACCCTTATAGCTCGTAGGCTAGGAATATGGGCTAACCCTCTTTTTTGGAACTTACTTCCAAAGGAATCTATAAAGACACCTTGCCTCACTACAAAAAGTAGCGGGGTGAATCAATAAAAGTTATTGACTATCAAAAAATGATTAAAAATTATATTATAAATATTAGACATTTGTCAATGTTAATTTTTTTGATAATACATTCAAAAAAGTATTGACACGCTAGGCGTATTGTGACATAATTTGACATTAAAATTATGGAGCCACAAATGTTAGATATCACAATAAACGCACATACTCAAACTGACATTTTCGATTTTCTTCCACAATCTTCTACGATGGTTATACCATCTAGTGTGAAAAAAGTTGAAACTTCATTATCTTTGCCAGATTATTCTGATATTCCTTTTATAGAGAGATTAGATCTTCTCTCTCAAATGCAAGCGCTCATAAAATCAGGCACGCTTATTCAAAGTGATAAATACTTACGCCTGTGGCTCAATCGAAAACCTTTTGTCGAGAAAGATCTCCTCCAAGACTTATATCGAGTACGCGCTGTAACGTGGTCAGATTCAGCGCTATTCTTGCAAATCTATCTCACCGGTGGACGGGACATGAGCACAGAAGAATTTTTAAATAGGTGTGATGCGCTTGGAGCCTATACAAAAAGCTCGTGGGCAAGATATTTTGAAGATAAATCAATCACTCCAAGTATTTTGATGGATCTATTTAAGATTGAAGAACATGTTGCATATGTTGAGTGTGCAAAAGGCACGAAAGAGGAATGTGAACTTGCGCTTCATCTGCTGATTGATTGGAATAGAAACCACATAGCGAGCCTTGCTGAGATGCAAGCTGATTCATCATTAGATTTCATCCGTATTAAACGTAAAAAAGGTGAGATCGAAAGCACTAAGTGTATGAATGGTGAGTGTGTTGCTCAGATCATTTTATCACGCGAAAATGCGTTTTAGGAGGGTCACTTATGCCTAAGAACAAAACACCTATAGAAACAGCCTTTTACGACATCCTTACATGTAAGGCAAAAAAAGAGTTTACAACAGCGAGCTCTTTTTGCATGAGCGTTTATTCCTTTTGGCAAGAGAAAGGCTCCATTACCTCCTCACAAATGGAAAATTTAGAAAAAGGCTTCAATGGACAAGCGAAAAATAAAAGCTATTACAACATACTAAGGAATTCACATGTCTAAACCGACCCAAGCAACTATGACGGAAATGTTAAACAACTTTGACCCAGAATTTGGGCTGATCGTTGACTTGTTTGCAGGAGGTGGTGGTGCGAGTGAAGGCATTAAAAGTGTCTTTGGTCGAGATCCTGATGTTGCTGTCAACCATGACCCTGATGCGATTGCGATGCATCAAGTCAATCACCTAGACACTCTACACTTCACTGCCGATGTTTTTGAGGTTGATCCTAAGAGTATTTTCCCTGAGTATCCGGTGGGATTGTTATGGGCATCTCCATCATGCACACATTTTTCTAAAGCAAGGGGATCAAAGCCAGTATGTAAACAGTTGCGTTCTCTTGCATGGGTTGTTGTTAAATGGGCGAAGCTTAGGAACCCTAGGCTCATCTTTTTGGAAAATGTTGAAGAGTTTGAGAGTTGGGGACCAGTTGACAAAGAAGGTTACCCTGTAAAAGAAAAAGCCGGACAAACATTTACTTCATTTGTAAACTCTCTTAAAACCCTTGGATATGATGTTGACTGGCGTACTATGCAAGCACATGAGTATGGAGCGCCTACTATTCGCAAACGTCTTTTTATGGTTGCACGTTGCGATGGTTTGCCTATCGTATGGCCGCAAGCAACACACGGTGATCCTGAAAGTCAAACGGTTAAAAATGGCACGTTAAAACCTTATCGATGTGCGGCAGAAATTATCAATTTCAACAACTCTAGCTATTCTATCTTCATGTCAAAAGAGGATATCAAAGAGCAAAAGCTTAGAATCAAGCGCCCATTGCAAGAAACATCATTAAGACGTATTGGCAAAGGGCTTGAAAAGTTTGTTATGTTCAATCCATCACCGTTCCTAGTCACTCCAAGCATGGTAAATCAA from Sulfurospirillum multivorans DSM 12446 carries:
- a CDS encoding DNA cytosine methyltransferase, with protein sequence MSKPTQATMTEMLNNFDPEFGLIVDLFAGGGGASEGIKSVFGRDPDVAVNHDPDAIAMHQVNHLDTLHFTADVFEVDPKSIFPEYPVGLLWASPSCTHFSKARGSKPVCKQLRSLAWVVVKWAKLRNPRLIFLENVEEFESWGPVDKEGYPVKEKAGQTFTSFVNSLKTLGYDVDWRTMQAHEYGAPTIRKRLFMVARCDGLPIVWPQATHGDPESQTVKNGTLKPYRCAAEIINFNNSSYSIFMSKEDIKEQKLRIKRPLQETSLRRIGKGLEKFVMFNPSPFLVTPSMVNQDGYIDASWIVKYYNNKNNPKQVMGSSIKSPLPAITTVDHNALATVTFAPFISNYFGERQKDGQKIADGRGTFFTAPITTITSGGMRHSIVSPLLIAIDNKSSKGSNWSSLAPVTTITTENRHALIEASFLSVYYGTPNEIGQHLCRPTRTITTKDRFSKVDVVFDKASNASWDKATMKKIEAVRDFLAEYTDINDEEMRMGIVTINGMKYQMVDIKLRMLSARELYCAQGFKKSYIIDHALNKKVLSKEQQVKMCGNSVSPIHAQAVVSANYYVIVENREVA